The nucleotide window AGGTGAGACCAGACTCTCCTCTAATAGGCTCTTTCGTTAAGCCAATGAAAGATACAGGTTTTCTACCTTGCATTAAAATAGATAGAGCTGTTGTTAATTCGTATTCACTGAAATCTGGATATAGAAGTATAGCTGTTTTTTTAGTCAATTGCTTATTCCCCTTAAAATATAAATTTCTATCATATAATAATAGATAGTTTCTCCTTAGATTATTATATATAGAAATAAATGTTATTTCAATTTTCCTAATATTTATTACTTTCTAGCCATATACTCAAAATTCCACATATAAATAATAAAATGACACCACCCAAAGTAATAAAGGAAACCTCGATACGTGTATCGAATAGCTGAAATATAAATGTGAAAACAGGTATGAAGCAAAGAGACATCATGACTAAAAAGGTATTCGTATATTGAATCCCTTTTTGTAATAAATACATTGGCAGCATGACCCCGACAATAGTTATTGCTAAAATCCATATAATATTGTCCTTAAAGTATGGAATTATAATGTCATAAGTAAAAAGAAATGAGATGAGGATAATGCCAATGTAGCGTTTAGCTAAAACCATTGAGCTTGTCCAGCCAAGCTCGTTGAGTTGCTTTGAATAGACTGAACAAAATACGGCTCCAATGCCACAAATCATGCTAGCAAATATCCCTAAAATCACTTCCATAGAAAGCTGCATTGCAACACCAGATTGTCCTAATAACACCGCAGTGATTAGAATTCCACATGCCATAAATGTAGCGACAGCAATGGCCCATTGGCTCTTTTGTACAGCCTTCCGTTGAAAAAATGTTAATAATAAAATAAAAAGTGGACCTATTGCCATTTCAAGTGAGCTTACAATGGCTGGTTCGATATATTTTAATGCAAAATAAAAGCCCATAAAGGTGATAACAGAAGCGATATTTAATTTGAATAAAGGCTTCCATGCATACCGCCACTGAGGGGTAGCCTTTTGCTGAAGGGCAAAGCATTGAAAGTATATGGCTGTTATAAAAAAACTGATGCCCGTAAAGAGAAAAGGATGGATTACTTGTACGCGATTTGCGTAAAATACTTGACTAACCGCTGTTAAGATGGCTGATACTAATAAAGCCAGTATTCCAATTTTGTACATATTTTTTTCTACTTTCATCTGATGCTACCCCCTCTATATAAAAATAAAAAAACCTCGCCTCAAAAAGAGACGAAGTTTTTCGCGGTTCCACTCTACTTGGTTAATTGTTAACCCACCTTATACTATAACGGTAGCTGCCGTTCATACATACTTTTGTTTCTGTATAAAATCTCCTAGACGAGTTCAAATAGGCTTTCTTATTGCTTCGCACCAACCAGCAATTCTCTGAAAGAACCCCTTATTTTACTACTTCTAATCATGGACTTTGATATTTCTGTTTAGTATATATAAGTTAGAATGTTCAGTCAATATTTTTTGTCAGACCAATCACTTGTTCGCTTTTGTACTTTGTTTGTAGCATAAAAAAATGATACAATAGAATAATGAGAAAGTAAGGTGCTAAAACGTAGCATTTTGACTTCCATATTTGCAAAAGTTTTAAATGATAAAAGGAAGGTTCTTCATGCCGAATAATCAAACAAGAAAATTAGTACACAGTAGTGTTGTAATTGTTCTGTTTACAATTATTATGCTTATCACTTTTTATGTACCATTAGTAAGTATTGTGGCAATGGGATTTGCGCTGTTGCCGATTGCATGGCTTGCAGCAACATATGATCGAGCAAATGCGATTGTTGTTGCGATAATTGCAAGCAGCATTACATTTATCTATGGTGGTATTATTATGTTACTGACATCGATAGTGTTTGCGGTAGCAGGTTTAGTCATAGGTGATGCAATACGCAATAAGAAAAGTAAAATTTATTTGTTCATGTCCACAGGTTTGGCATTGTTATTTACATTTTCAATTTTGTATATAGCGCTTGCGAAATTTTTTAATTTAGATTTTGTGAAGATTAGTCAAGAAATTGCTAAAACAAGTTATGAGCAATCGATTAAAATGGCGGAGCAGTTTCCGTTGCAACAACCTGTTACACGAGAAAGCTTAGATGAAGCGTTCCGACTAATGGAGGCTGCATTACCATCTACAATTATTATATCTGCCTTTCTTTTAGCGTTTGTATTGATATCGATTAACTTACCATTATTAAAGCGTTTCAAAATCGATGTACCGAAATTCGCGCCATTTAAAAAGATGCGCTTACCTAGAGCGGTGCTTTGGTATTATTTAATTGCACTTTCGATTAGCTTATTTGTTCAGCCAGAAATAGGCACTCTTTTATATGTAGCCACACTTAATGCATCGCTCATATTATGGCTACTGCTTGTATTACAAGGTTTATCATTTATCTTCTTCTTATTAGATGAATACAAATCGCCAAGCTTTTTAAAGGGCTTAGTTGTCATTATTGCAATACCGCTTTACTCATTTATCATTTTGCTCGGTATTATTGATTTAGGCTTTAATATGCGTGAATATGTAAAGGGTAAAATCCATAAAAAATAAGGAGCTGTTACGATGGATATGTTTAGAAAGAGATTAATTCGCTATCCGCTTTTTCTGATATCTTTGTTATTGCTAGTGGCGGCTATCTTCTTATTTTTATGGAATATATGGATTGCAATCGGCTATGTACTAGTAGCGAGTGGCGGATTATTTTACGTTTGGAAAATGGAGCAAATAGCATATGCTGAAACGGAAAAGCATATTGAAAAGCTTTCTTTTCGAATGAAAAAGGTTGGAGAAGAAGCCTTTTTAGAATTGCCAATAGGGATTATCTTAATTAATAAAGACTACAATATTGAATGGGCTAATCCATTTATTTTGAATATTTTAGAAAAAGATTCCCTCATTGGAGAAGAGCTGTTTACGATTTCAGAGGATTTATATAGCGTCATGCATCCAGAGGAAAAGCGAGAGCTGACTGTCACGATTGGTGAGCGTAAATATCGAACGTACTACAAGGAAACAGAAAAGCTATTATATTTCTTTGATGTGACGGAGCAAGTAGAAATTGAAACACAGTATTTTGCTGATCGTACCGTCTTGGCAGTATTATTTATTGATAATTACGATGAGCTGACACAGGCAATGGATGACCAAACGCGCAGTTTAACGAATACGATGGTTACATCTATTGTTAATGAATGGGCTGCACATTATGGAATTTACGTGAAGCGTGTGTCCTCAGATCGCTTTTTAGCTGTGTTAAATGAATCCATTTTAGCTGAGCTTGAATTAAAGAAATTCGAAATTTTAGATACGATCAGAGAACGCACTTTGCAAAAAAACATGTCCCTAACCTTAAGTATCGGCGTCGGGGCAGGCTCATCCTCATTAGTTGAGCTAGGCGAGCTTGCTCAATCTAGCTTAGACTTAGTATTAGGGCGTGGTGGAGATCAAGTTGCGATTAAGCAGCCGAGTGGAAAATTACGCTTTTATGGAGGAAAAACAAATCCTGTTGAAAAGCGTACTCGCGTAAGGGCGCGTGTTATTTCCCATGCGTTAAGAGATTTAATACAAGAAAGCGATCAAGTATTTGTGATGGGACATAAACAGCCTGATATGGATGCTATTGGTGCAGCTATCGGTGTTCGCAAAATGGCACAAATGAATAAAGTTGATGGCTATATCGTCGTTAATTTTGATGATTTACATGGTAGCGTACAAAGGCTGATGAATGAAATTAAAGGGAAGTCCGACTTTTATCAACGCTTTATTTCACCAGAGGAAGCATTATCAAAAATGACACCCAAATCACTATTAATCATTGTTGATACACATAAGCCAAGCATGACGATTGATGACCGTTTGTTTAATAAGATTGATAAAATTGTTGTCATTGACCATCATCGTCGAGGTGAGGAATTTGTGACCAATCCGACACTTGTTTATATGGAGCCGTATGCATCTTCAACAGCCGAGCTTGTAACAGAGCTGCTAGAATATCAGCCAAAAAGTGAAAAAATAACGCCATTAGAGGCAACGGCGTTACTATCGGGCATTATCGTTGATACGAAAAGCTTTACATTACGTACAGGTGCACGTACATTTGAAGCAGCCTCATACTTAAGGACACATGGTGCTGATACAATATTAGTACAACAACTATTAAAAGAGGATGTTGATACGTATATTGAGCGCTCGAAAATCGTACAAACGGTTGAATTTGCCTTTCCAGGAATTGCGATTGCGCATGGAGAAGATAGGCGCAATTATGATTCAGTTATTATCGCACAAACAGCTGATATTTTATTAACGATGAAGGACGTATCTGCATCATTTGTGATTGCACATCGAGCAGATGGTTTAATCGGCATTAGCGCAAGATCGTTAGGTGAAACAAATGTCCAGCTTGTAATGGAAAAACTTGGAGGCGGTGGGCATTTAACAAATGCAGCAGCACAAGTAGAGGCACATTCAATAGATGAAGCAAAAAAATATTTAATTGATGCAATTGCACAAGTAATTGAAGGGAGTAATGAATAATGAAAGTTGTATTTTTAAAGGATGTTAAAGGAAAAGGTAAAAAAGGTGAAATTAAAAATGTAGCAGATGGCTATGCGCAAAACTTTTTAATTAAAAATGGCTATGCAGTGGAAGCGAATAATCAAGCATTAAGCCAGCTGGAAGGACAAAAAAAGCTAGAAGAGAAAAATGCAGCAGCTGAGCTACAAGCAGCTAAAGATTTAAAAGACAAAATTGAAGCATTAGAAGTAACGGTTAAAGCAAAATCAGGAGAGGGCGGCCGCTTATTCGGCTCTGTCTCAACAAAGCAAATTGCAGATGAGTTACAAAAAATACATGGCATTAAAATTGATAAACGTAAAATGGAGTGCAACGACGGTATTCGTTCTTTAGGTTATACAAATGTACCAGTAAAACTTCATCAAGAAGTAAAGGCTACATTAAAAGTACATGTTATTGCTGAATAAGGGGAGCATATAGATGAATGACTCTATGATAGACCGCGTGCCGCCGCATAATCATGAAGCAGAGCAATCGGTTATTGGTGCGATATTTCTTGAGCCACAGGCACTGATTACAGCATCCGAAATTTTAATACCGGAAGATTTTTATCGTCGCGCACATCAAATTATTTTCCAAACGATGCTCACATTAAGCGACCAAGGAAAAGCAATAGATGTCGTTACTGTTACAGAGGAGCTTTCCGTAAAAAAAGAGCTAGAGGATGTCGGTGGTCTATCGTATATTTCTGAGCTAGCGAACGCGGTCCCAACTGCTGCTAATATTGCACACTATGCAAAGATTGTAGAAGAAAAGGCGTTACTACGCCGCTTAATTAGTGTTGCAACGAAAATTGTGCAGGATGGCTATACACGTGAAGATGAAGTAGAGGCATTATTATCAGAAGCCGAGAAAAAAATGATGGAGGTAGCCAACCGTAAAAACGCTGGTGACTTCAAGCATGTGAAAGATGTTCTCGTTGATACTTTTGATAATATTGAGAAGCTACAATCAAGACAAGGTGATGTTACAGGGATTCCGACAGGCTTCCGTGACCTAGATAATATTACAGCAGGCTTTCAACGCAATGACTTAATTATCGTAGCAGCTCGTCCATCTGTGGGGAAAACAGCCTTTGCTTTAAACGTTGCACAAAGCGTAGCAGTTCAGGCACGTGAAAATGTCGCTATCTTCTCATTAGAGATGGGGGCAGATCAGCTTGTAATGCGTATGCTCTGTGCCGAGGGTAATATTGATGCTCAAGCTTTACGTACAGGTGCATTGTCAGCAGAGGATTGGGGCAAGCTAACGATGGCGATGGGGAGCCTTTCAAGCTCAGGCATTTTTATTGATGATACGCCGGGGGTACGAATTAATGAAATTCGTGCAAAGTGCCGTCGATTAGCGCAGGAGCATGGGCTAGGCATGATTTTAATCGATTATTTACAGCTTATTCAAGGTAGTGGACGTCCTGGAGAAAACCGTCAACAAGAGGTATCGGAAATTTCTCGTTCTTTAAAGGGGCTTGCACGTGAATTAAAGGTGCCAGTTATTGCGTTATCACAGCTATCGCGTGGTGTAGAGCAGCGTCAAGATAAGCGCCCGATGATGAGTGACTTGCGTGAGTCTGGTTCGATTGAGCAAGATGCCGATATCGTTGCATTCTTATATCGTGATGACTACTATGACCGTGAATCTGAAAGCAAAAATATGATTGAAATTATTATTGCAAAGCAACGTAATGGTCCAACAGGAACTGTTACACTTGCCTTTAAAAAGGAATTCAATAAATTCCTTAATGTAGATTGGTCGCAATATGAAGCACCACCAGAATACTAAAAATGGTAAATGATAGCACTAAACACGAACAATCACAGTTTAATATTGTGATAGCGTTCGTGTTTTTGTTTGACATTAACTAGCAAATACTGCTACAATTATTCTGCTTATAATAAGGGACGTAAATAAAACGTCTGTCGGAGGTGCTCGTAGCATGACATCAGTAGTAGTTGTGGGAACACAGTGGGGAGACGAAGGTAAAGGGAAAATTACCGATTTTCTATCGAAGCAGGCGGACATTATCGCACGCTTTGCAGGTGGAGATAACGCGGGACATACAATTAAAATTGCAGGCGAAACATATAAGCTGCATTTGATTCCTTCAGGTATTTTTTATAAGGAAAAAACATCTGTTATCGGCAACGGCTTAGTTGTTAATCCAAAGTCACTAGTAACAGAATTGCAGGGCTTACAGGCACGTGGCATTGACACATCAAATTTGCGTATTTCGAATCGCGCACATGTTATTTTACCGTACCATATCCGCCAAGATATTGTGGAGGAAGAAAGTCGTGGAGACCAAAAAATAGGTACGACAGCTAAAGGAATTGGTCCTTGCTATCAAGATAAAATTGCACGTATCGGCATTCGTATGGCGGATTTATTAGATAAGGAAATTTTTGAGCAAAAGCTACGTGACAATGTAGCGCTAAAAAATCGTTTGTTTGAAAAGTTTTATGAAGTAGATGGCGTAAGCTTTGAAGATATTTTCGAGGAATATTTCGCATACGGTCAACAATTGGCACAATATGTAACAGATACATCAAAAATTTTAAATGATGTGCTTGATGAAGGTGGGAAAGTGCTATTTGAAGGAGCACAGGGCGTTATGCTTGATGTCGATCAAGGCACATATCCATACGTGACATCTTCCAATCCAGTAGCTGGTGGTGTAGCAATTGGTGCTGGTGTAGGTCCTAACTACGTATCACGTGTTGTAGGTGTATGTAAAGCTTATACTTCTCGTGTTGGGGACGGCCCATTCCCAACAGAGCTACATGATGAAATCGGTCAACGAATTCGTGATGTAGGTCGTGAGTATGGTACAACAACAGGCCGCCCACGTCGCGTAGGCTGGTTTGATTCTGTAGTTGTCCGTCACTCTCGTCGCGTTAGTGGAATTACAGACCTAGCATTGAACTCAATTGACGTATTATCTGGCTTAGAAACAGTGAAAATTTGTACGGCCTATGATTACAACGGTGAAATCATTACAGAATACCCTGCAAACCTACATATTATTGAGCAGTGTAAGCCAATTTATGAGGAGCTACCAGGTTGGGCAGAGGATATTACAGCCGTGCGCACATTGGAGGAGCTACCAGAAAACGCTCGTCGCTATATCGAGCGAATTCTTGAATTAACAGGTATCAATTTAATGACATTCTCCGTAGGCCCAGCACGTGAGCAAACAAATATTGTAGCAAATATTTGGGAATAGATGAAATGAAAAAACTATGATTCGCTAGCCTTTTATAGCGAATCATAGTTTTTTTATGTATAGAATAGGAAAATTTTGAGTATAAATGACACTAATAAAGTACTAGTAAATTGTATGATTAAACATGTTCTATGTAGGGGGAAAAGGCAGGTATAGCGGTATTGGCATCTCTCTTAAAGGTGCAATATAATCTTTTTTTCTATATAAAATCAGAATGTAACAAATCTTTTTGAAATAATACAGTTTCATTACAAAATAGCAAAACAGTTCAATTGAACTAAAAAATATGGTACATTGTAAAAGTGTGATTTTACACTGAAAATAGTCCTATATGTCTATAGGACAAATTTTGGAAGGGGCTTTACAATGAGTTCGAAATGGAATATAGCAAAAGATGCTCATCGACAGCTAGATAGCCTATTAAAACAGCCAACAACAAAAATAAAACAAGTAGCAGCTACTGTTTTACTATGTTCTACATTAGTCGTGCCTTTTGCCTTTATTAAAGAAGCTGAGGCCAACGCTACTTTCGGGGAAATTTATCATATATATGCAAACAATAGCTACATAGGTGCTGTTTCAAATCCAGAGGCAGTAGAACAATTACTTGCACAAAAGGAGCAACAGGCGAGTGAAAAATACGCTGGACTAGCAGTAGACGCACATTCAAATGTTGAAATTATTCCAGAGCAAGTTTTTGAAGCAAGTGCAAATGATACTGAAACATTAACAAAGCTAGAGGCTGCCTTAGTTGTTGAAGCTGATGCCCATTCATTAAAGGTGAATGGTGAGACAATAGCTTATGTCGAAAACGAAGAAGCACTAAATGAAGTATTAAAGCAATTAAAGCTACAGTATGTAACCGAAGATGAGCTAGCATCGCTTACTCAACCAGCTACTGCTCAATTACCCGTTTTACAGGATGATGAAACACGCATTGTAGATATTTCATTATCAGCAGAAGTTAATGGTGAGGCAACAAAGGCATTGCCAAATGAAATTTTAAGCGTTGATGAAGCTGTTCAGTTTTTACAAACAGGTATGCTAGAGCAACAAAAATATGCGATTCAATCTGGTGATGTGTTAGGTTCAATTGCACATGCACATGACTTAACAATTGAAGAGTTAATGGAGCTTAATCCAGGAATCGATACATCAACAGTTTTACAAATTGGTCAAGAGTTAAATGTAACAGTAAATAAACCTTTCATTACAGTA belongs to Lysinibacillus louembei and includes:
- a CDS encoding DMT family transporter, which codes for MKVEKNMYKIGILALLVSAILTAVSQVFYANRVQVIHPFLFTGISFFITAIYFQCFALQQKATPQWRYAWKPLFKLNIASVITFMGFYFALKYIEPAIVSSLEMAIGPLFILLLTFFQRKAVQKSQWAIAVATFMACGILITAVLLGQSGVAMQLSMEVILGIFASMICGIGAVFCSVYSKQLNELGWTSSMVLAKRYIGIILISFLFTYDIIIPYFKDNIIWILAITIVGVMLPMYLLQKGIQYTNTFLVMMSLCFIPVFTFIFQLFDTRIEVSFITLGGVILLFICGILSIWLESNKY
- a CDS encoding YybS family protein, which encodes MPNNQTRKLVHSSVVIVLFTIIMLITFYVPLVSIVAMGFALLPIAWLAATYDRANAIVVAIIASSITFIYGGIIMLLTSIVFAVAGLVIGDAIRNKKSKIYLFMSTGLALLFTFSILYIALAKFFNLDFVKISQEIAKTSYEQSIKMAEQFPLQQPVTRESLDEAFRLMEAALPSTIIISAFLLAFVLISINLPLLKRFKIDVPKFAPFKKMRLPRAVLWYYLIALSISLFVQPEIGTLLYVATLNASLILWLLLVLQGLSFIFFLLDEYKSPSFLKGLVVIIAIPLYSFIILLGIIDLGFNMREYVKGKIHKK
- a CDS encoding DHH family phosphoesterase, with translation MDMFRKRLIRYPLFLISLLLLVAAIFLFLWNIWIAIGYVLVASGGLFYVWKMEQIAYAETEKHIEKLSFRMKKVGEEAFLELPIGIILINKDYNIEWANPFILNILEKDSLIGEELFTISEDLYSVMHPEEKRELTVTIGERKYRTYYKETEKLLYFFDVTEQVEIETQYFADRTVLAVLFIDNYDELTQAMDDQTRSLTNTMVTSIVNEWAAHYGIYVKRVSSDRFLAVLNESILAELELKKFEILDTIRERTLQKNMSLTLSIGVGAGSSSLVELGELAQSSLDLVLGRGGDQVAIKQPSGKLRFYGGKTNPVEKRTRVRARVISHALRDLIQESDQVFVMGHKQPDMDAIGAAIGVRKMAQMNKVDGYIVVNFDDLHGSVQRLMNEIKGKSDFYQRFISPEEALSKMTPKSLLIIVDTHKPSMTIDDRLFNKIDKIVVIDHHRRGEEFVTNPTLVYMEPYASSTAELVTELLEYQPKSEKITPLEATALLSGIIVDTKSFTLRTGARTFEAASYLRTHGADTILVQQLLKEDVDTYIERSKIVQTVEFAFPGIAIAHGEDRRNYDSVIIAQTADILLTMKDVSASFVIAHRADGLIGISARSLGETNVQLVMEKLGGGGHLTNAAAQVEAHSIDEAKKYLIDAIAQVIEGSNE
- the rplI gene encoding 50S ribosomal protein L9; this encodes MKVVFLKDVKGKGKKGEIKNVADGYAQNFLIKNGYAVEANNQALSQLEGQKKLEEKNAAAELQAAKDLKDKIEALEVTVKAKSGEGGRLFGSVSTKQIADELQKIHGIKIDKRKMECNDGIRSLGYTNVPVKLHQEVKATLKVHVIAE
- the dnaB gene encoding replicative DNA helicase, whose translation is MNDSMIDRVPPHNHEAEQSVIGAIFLEPQALITASEILIPEDFYRRAHQIIFQTMLTLSDQGKAIDVVTVTEELSVKKELEDVGGLSYISELANAVPTAANIAHYAKIVEEKALLRRLISVATKIVQDGYTREDEVEALLSEAEKKMMEVANRKNAGDFKHVKDVLVDTFDNIEKLQSRQGDVTGIPTGFRDLDNITAGFQRNDLIIVAARPSVGKTAFALNVAQSVAVQARENVAIFSLEMGADQLVMRMLCAEGNIDAQALRTGALSAEDWGKLTMAMGSLSSSGIFIDDTPGVRINEIRAKCRRLAQEHGLGMILIDYLQLIQGSGRPGENRQQEVSEISRSLKGLARELKVPVIALSQLSRGVEQRQDKRPMMSDLRESGSIEQDADIVAFLYRDDYYDRESESKNMIEIIIAKQRNGPTGTVTLAFKKEFNKFLNVDWSQYEAPPEY
- a CDS encoding adenylosuccinate synthase → MTSVVVVGTQWGDEGKGKITDFLSKQADIIARFAGGDNAGHTIKIAGETYKLHLIPSGIFYKEKTSVIGNGLVVNPKSLVTELQGLQARGIDTSNLRISNRAHVILPYHIRQDIVEEESRGDQKIGTTAKGIGPCYQDKIARIGIRMADLLDKEIFEQKLRDNVALKNRLFEKFYEVDGVSFEDIFEEYFAYGQQLAQYVTDTSKILNDVLDEGGKVLFEGAQGVMLDVDQGTYPYVTSSNPVAGGVAIGAGVGPNYVSRVVGVCKAYTSRVGDGPFPTELHDEIGQRIRDVGREYGTTTGRPRRVGWFDSVVVRHSRRVSGITDLALNSIDVLSGLETVKICTAYDYNGEIITEYPANLHIIEQCKPIYEELPGWAEDITAVRTLEELPENARRYIERILELTGINLMTFSVGPAREQTNIVANIWE
- a CDS encoding M23 family metallopeptidase, which codes for MSSKWNIAKDAHRQLDSLLKQPTTKIKQVAATVLLCSTLVVPFAFIKEAEANATFGEIYHIYANNSYIGAVSNPEAVEQLLAQKEQQASEKYAGLAVDAHSNVEIIPEQVFEASANDTETLTKLEAALVVEADAHSLKVNGETIAYVENEEALNEVLKQLKLQYVTEDELASLTQPATAQLPVLQDDETRIVDISLSAEVNGEATKALPNEILSVDEAVQFLQTGMLEQQKYAIQSGDVLGSIAHAHDLTIEELMELNPGIDTSTVLQIGQELNVTVNKPFITVKVVEEKFKVEAIDHAKMVEEDETMLKGEKVVKQEGADGKKEVTYLITTENGKRTERAVKEENIISEPSSRIVVVGTKVIPSRGTGSFAWPTNGGYISSHMGSRWGEFHRGIDIARPSNYTIKAADNGVVTFTGWDGTYGNKIVVNHNNGYETVYAHLSQIDVTVGQVVAQGSALGIMGSTGNSTGTHLHFEVHENGAVVNPLSYLK